Sequence from the Nitrosopumilus maritimus SCM1 genome:
ATCAAATTCTGAGTTTTGTAAGAACTTTGATGTTGCAACACATCACAATTAATATCAGTTCCAACAACTAGAGAGAAATTTTCAGAGAGTAATTTTGTGAGATATCCAGAACCACTTCCAATATCTAGTGCATACTCTCCATTTTCATTTTCAATGTTTTCTGCAATGAAAAAAGTATCCTCAGATGGAGGATATTCATCATTTTTTGAGAATTTGTTTTGCAAGATTTACTATTTCATCTCCGGTCAAGGTATCAACTCGTTTCTCCAAATCAGATTCTTTATGGAATTGTTTTAGAATGTTCTTTACAGTTTTGCGCCTGTACGAAAAGATCTCATTGATTGTAGAAATTAGTGTTTTATCCATATCAGTTTTCTTTGTTATTTTTAGAACTACAGAATCAACTTTTGGTGGAGGAGAAAAATTATTTTTATTAACATTGGAGATTTTTTCAATATCAAATGCATGTGTGGCAATAATGCTGATTGCTTTTCGATCTTTTGATTTTGCAACAAGTTTTTGTGCAAATTCTTTTTGCACCATGATTACTCCATGGGAGAATGTGCGCTGAGCTAGCCATTCAATAGCGTCTTTACTTTTAGAATAGGGCAAATTAGATACAAACACAGAAAACGTGTCTTTTTTCTTAAACCCGTCACCTGATTTTAACACAAGATTGTCAATATCAGAGAATGTGTTTTTTGCCTTTTTGATTAGATTCTCATCTGCATCAACTGAGATTACCTTTTTTGCCTTTTTACACAATAGGGGAGTTAACACGCCTAATCCAGTTCCAATCTCATAAACAATGTCATTTTTTGTAATTTTAGCCTCAGATACAATAGATTCTGCAATTAATTGTGAGTTGAGAAAGTGTTGTCCTAGCAGTTTTCGCTTTATCATCTCTTTACAAAGAGATTCATTCTACTTTCGCCAGTAATTTCATCCATGATTCGTTCTGTGATGTGTTTAATTGGTTCTTTGAATCCAACTCTTTCTTGCAAGTCTTCATAGCTCTCAAATAGTTTCTTTTCTCGTTCTTCAAGCATCGTCTTCATGTAGGTTTTACCAATTCCTGGAATCAATTCCAATGCATGTATTCTAGGAGTTAGTGGTTGTGCTTTGTTTAGATATTCTACAAACTTTGATTCATTTTCAGTTACAATAGTTTCAACTACATTTTGTAATTCAGTTTGAGCAGATGAAGAAATTTTCTCATACTCCATCTTGCCCAATACAGATTCAACTTTAGTTCTACCTTCCTTTCCGATGTAAATTTTCTCACCAACTTCAAATGTAGAATTTGCTATTCCAAGAATCTCCAATAATGTTAATCTGTTTTCACCAATTGCAGTGATGATTATTCCTTCTCTTCCTCTTACAGTTGACGATTTTCCTCTAGGATTAAAATCTAGAACATATGCATATTCCTCATATTTTCTAGGTGGGGATTGGGCCCTATACAAAATAAAATACTCCTGAGAAATTAAGAATGCTCCTTGATTATTTTGAGCATTTTTTCTAGAGTTTCAGCAAGAATTAATTTTTTCCAACCAAAGGTGAAAGAACGTAATTCTGCCATACTTGTTGGTCTAATGTTAACAATTTCAACAGCTTCGTCTTCTGTCAATTCACATTCCTTGATGAGTTTTTTCTTCATCTCTTTAGCATCTTTAGGATCAAGTGATACAAATTTTGAAACATAATCATAGGTCCAACGTTGAATTTGGTCCATTTCTTCAGGATCAACTTTGCCTAAGATTTCTTTAACTTCTGAAAGAGAAATAGCTTGTTTCTTTTGTACTTCTTCCATAATTATACACCGAATGGTTTTATGTGGTCCAATCTAGTGATTAAGGTTTTCGATTTGTTTCCTAATTTTACATCTAGAGTGACTGCACGTCTTCCCACATTTGTGATCATACCGACTTTGCCGTGGTATCTTCTGTGAGGTAATCCTTTGTGCTGTCTAGGATCTATAATGACAAGTGCTTGTTGACCTTCTTTGTATTCACGTAACAGGAATGAGACTCCTCTAGGAGCATCTTTTTTCATAACTGATCTGGATTTGTGTTTGAATCCATGTGAACGACCAGAAGATTTCTTAGTTGCCATGTAGTGTGAAACCTTCCAAAGCCCTATTTTAAGACTTAGAACACAGTCTACTGGAATTAACCTACAATATCGGTTCGTAGTTGTCCACAGGCAGCTGAGATCTCTGTACCTTTTTCCACACGTACAGTACAATTTACGCCAGATTTTCGCAATATTTGCTCAAATTCTAAGACATTTTTCTCAGATGGACGCTTAAAGTCACCAGCAGTAGGATTAATTGGAATAATGTTGACGTGTGAGCCGTTTCCTCTCAAAAGTCTTGCAAGTTCATGAGCAATTTCCGGAGAGTCGTTGACTCCTTCCATCAGAGCATACTCAAATGTGACACGTCGTCCAGTTTTTTTAAAATAATCTCGTCCAGATTTTATGATGTCTTCAACAGAGTTAGGTCCTGCAGTTGGAACAAGTTTTTTTCGTAATTCATTGTTCGGTGCATGAAGCGAAATGGCAAGACCAATCTGAAGATTTTCTTCAGCTAGTTTTTCAATTCCAGATGTAATGCCAATAGTAGAAATTGTAATGTGTCTTTGTCCTAATCCAAAACCTCTGTCATGTGTTAGAATTTTTACAGCTCGAATCATTTCATCATAATTTGCCATTGGTTCGCCCATTCCCATAAAGACCAGGTTTGTAACATGTTCTCCACGTTGTTCTAAAAGTTCAGCAAAATGAATTACTTGAGATACAATGTGTTCAGCTTTTAGATTTGTTTCAAAACCCATTTGTCCAGTTGCACAAAATACACAACCCATTGCACACCCTATTTGTGTTGAAACACAGATAGTTGATCTTGGATGACCACCAATTTTTGTTGGCTCGTATTGCATTAGAACAGTTTCAACTGAAGAGCCATCAGATAGTTCCAACAATAATTTAGTAGTATCACCATCATCACTTACGACACGATGAATTTCTTTTGCTGAACCAATGGTGTAGCCTGCTTCTGTAAATTCTTCTCGTAATTTTTTTGGAAGTTGAGGAATATCGTTAATGTCTTTTGGGAATTTGTAATAGAGTGGAAGTAAGATTTGGTCTGCTCTGTATCTATCATAACCCATATCAATTACTAATTTTTCCATTTCCTCAGGAAGTAATCGATAAAGATCTGTCATGATTAACGTAGTTAATCAAATGATATTATAATTTAATCAATATTGAAAAAATGAAAATGTAAAAAGAGTAAGATTACTCTTCTACAGGTTCTGAATCATCTGCTTCAGCATCTACTGGAGGTGCTTCTACAGTTTCAACTTCTGGTGTTTTGGCAGTTACCTCTACTTCAGGAGTTTCTGTAGATTCTCCAGGAGTTTCTACTTTGGTCTCTACCTCAGGCTCTTTTGCCTTTTTGGTAGTTGCTTTTTTGGTAGTTTTTTTGGTCTTTTTCTCAGCCTCTTCAGGGTCAATGACACCTGCTTCACCTAGAGCAAAGATTACCTCTTCCTCAGGATGGTGAGGACTGTCTACCATTCTAGCAATTCGTTTCTTGCCAGATTTCTTAAAGTAGATTCTGTAGGTACTAGTATGTGCAACTACATTTCCACCAATTGGACGAGTTGGATCGCCAAAGAAGACATCAGGAGATGCCATAACTTGGTTTGTTGCAATTGCAGCACAATTGTAAGTTTCTGCAATTCTGGATAACAGATGAACAAAGTGATTTAGTTTTTGTTGTCTGTTTGAGAGTGTTCCTCGTCCTAAATATTCAGAACGGAACAATCCAACTGCAGAATCTGCAACAATTAGTTTGATATTGTTTTCTTCAATGATTGGGCCAGCTTCTTCTAGAATCAATGTTTGATGTGCACTATTGTATGCACGAGCAACAATGATGTTGTCTAGAACTTTTTCTGGATCCATCTCATGAGCTTGAGCGATAGATACAATTCTTTCAGGTCTGAAAGTGTTTTCAGTATCAATGTACAAAACACTGCCTTCAAGTCCACCTTCCTCTTTGGTCTTTTGAACCATAACAGACATTGTATGGGCAAATTGTGTTTTACCACAACCAAATTCTCCATAAACTTCTGTCAAGGCTTGTGTCTCAAGACCACCATCAAATAGTGTGTCAAGACAGTTTGTACCAGTTGTAATTTTACCAATACTTTGACGGTGCTTGTAAATTTCACTTGCACTTGTAAAGTGTTTGGCAATTAATCCACCATCAACTAGATGTTGACGTGCTTTATTGACAATTTTTTCAGCAGTGTCCTTTTCCATTCCAGTTATTTCTGCAATTTCTACAGGACCTCTGACGATGAGGTCCATGACGTTGTGGACACCTGCATCGGATAATTTTCTAGTTGTCACAGGACCTACGCCCTCTAAACTATCTAATCTTAAATCTTCTACCATACCGTATGGTACGGTACCAGTACTTTATAAGAGTATTGTTTTAGAAAATGATCGTAAAATGATAAAATTTTTGAAAAATGACTATCGTCTCTTTCTTCTTTGTCCAGGTTTGTTTTGACCAGGAAATCTACCTAGAACAAATCTCTTTTTGAAGTTGCTCTTATTTCTAAGACTAGAGTTGGTACCGACAATTTTACGTCCTTCCACCTTTGGAGTTTGCCCTCTTACTTTACCTGCTTTTGTAAGCGAACCGTGAGTTGCCATAATCTACATCACAAATTAACGAATTTATGTATTTGGAATTCTATCGGTACTTTGCCTTTACAGTCTCAATGACATGTTCGTGTTCACGACCCTTCTTGCGGGCATATCTCTCCATAGCACCTAATGGAACACCGCCAAGAGAACGTGCAATTGCGTTGAAAAAGTATCTCTGAGGACCCTTAGAACCAGTTCTAGTCATGAATTTTTGAATACCATATTTGAAATTGTGCTGCCATGTCTTGTACAAAACACCTAGTTGTGCAGGAGTCATCTCATTTCCAATGTTAAAGAAGTCAGATTTTTCTAATAATCCAATTGGAACAAATGTCAAGGCAGTTGTAGTAAACATTGATTCAGGTTGTTCACGTTCTAATTCACTAATCAAACGAATTGTCTCCCAAGAATCTTCTGGTTGTTCATCATTGTCTAGTCCCATAATCAAAGTAAATGCTGGAATCCAATAATCTTGGTTTAAGGTCTTTACACCTTCTTTTACAACCCAATGCCACTCATCAGGAGAGTATGGTGCAAGTTTTCTATCAGCATATTTTCCAATTAGTCTCAAACTTCCAGTCTCAAATCCGGCTTGAACACCAATCATGTTGTCAGGGCCTGCTTTCATGATTTTAGATAGATTTGGAATTAATTTCTCATCAGCAATTGCTCCTGCCAATGTACCATGTGTTGGGTTTGTGTGTTCTACACCAGTAGACATGATTGCAGTGAATAGTTCTTCTAGTGCTTCTCTGTTTGGTTCCATTCCTTTTGCAGTTCTAGGATCCATACCGTAAACGAAAATATCATCACTGTGAACCCATGCAGATTTTGAACCACCTTTCTTTATGTTAACTTCAATTTCTTTTTTGACTTTTTCTGGAGAATAGTATCTTAATGATCTTAATGTAACGTCACAGAATTTACAGCCTCTTCCACAACCTCTCATTACTTCAATCATTCCATGCATACTTGGTTCAACAATATCTGGAATTTCTTCTAGGTCAGGTCTGTCCCAAAAGTTTACAAATCTTCCATGAAGTTTTTTGCCGTTTCTCTCAAATTCTTTAATGTTAACTTTGAAATCACTTCTCTTTCTGAAAGGATCCATATTCTCAAAGTCGCCGTTAATCAAATAGTTGAAGAATCGTCCTGCATGTCCGTCAATTTCTGGTGCAATACCACCAAGCTCACCTTCCAAGATTGCATAAATTCCAAACTCTTCAATTTTCTCTGGGTCATAGTTGTATTGCCAAGTTCCAGATGCACCAGAGATTACTTTGGCTTTGCTGCCAGTTTTAGCTTTTGCAGCTTTGATTCTATGGTGTAATTCAGTATTGTAGTATTCATCGTATGATGTTTGTTTTCTACCATAAGTAAATGTCATAGTTACTGGTCCCATTCCTAGTGGGTCCATCTCATATGTTCCAACAACTAGTGTTTCAGGTCCAATGAATTTTTCAATGTGGTCTGGGTGTGCAACGACAACATCTTGTCTGCTAAATCCATCTCGAAGTAAACCAGCTTCGAGTTTTCTCAAACCATATGGAGCATAATTTGCAACACCATTTGTGTGTGGAATATAATTACAGATAAAATCAAACAAAAGCTTTGGAGTTACTTGTTTTCCAAGAATCTTGTACCAAAAGCTCTTTGGGTCTCTATTAGGATCAATAGCTGGAGCACATCCAAAAAATGTCGCAAGAGACAATCCTCTATAAGGCGACATTAATGTACGATCAGCAGTTAAAACGATCTTTGGAGTTCCCATTCCCTTCACGAAATTAATTTTCTGATTTATTTTAAACCTTGCTGGTCAAATCTAATAATTTTCTAATATTCCAGCCTTGTTTCTGTGAAATTTACCAAATTCCTTGTTTTGAGATAGATGCTGACCATCAAAGACGGTTCCATCCTTACAGACTAGATCTTCACCCACACAGCAGCTACCACAAATTCCAACGCCGCACTTCATCATTCTCTCAAGACTGGCCTGTACAAAGATACCTCTAGAATGGGCAGATTGGACTGTTTTGTACATCATTATTTCAGGCCCACAGACATAGACTCCATCAAATTTTATTTGGTCTACATGTTTTTCAACCAAATCAGTGACAAAGCCTTTTTCACCATAACTGCCATCATCAGTTGACACGATTACCTTGTGAGGATTATTTTCCAATAGTCTATTTGCCAAATCTTCAAAGAATACTTCGTCTTTAGACTTTGCACCAATTAAGACAGTAATATCATCTGTAGGTTTTACATGTGTGAGCAATCTCATCATAGGAACAAGACCAGTTCCACCACCAACTAGCAATAATTTTCCTTCTTTAAGATCAAAAGAATTTCCATAAGGTCCACGAATTCCAATTTGCTCTCCAACTTTGACATTAAACAGACCAGTAGAAGCTGCACCGTGTTTTCTAACAGTAAATGCTGCTTTTCCAGATTCATCTGAAATCATTACACTCATTGGTAGTTCATTTATTCCTGGAATCCAAACCATTGCAAATTGTCCTGGAAGAACATTTGACATTACCTCATCAGAAAAGACTAGAGTTCTAACAGTAGGAGTTTCATCAATTACTTTTTCAACTGTAACGATTGTTGTGTGATTATGATTTCTTTGCAAGACCTATCATCTCCTCAATTTTTGAATAATTTTTCTTTTCCATGTATTGTAAAATTCCGGTATTGATTTCATTAAACACATCTATCCAATTGTCACCTATTGCACTTCCAAGTTGTACAGATGAAGCTCCTGCTAAGAAAAATTCTACTGCATCTTCCCAAGTAGATATACCACCGCATCCAATTATTGGGATGTCATATTTTGATGAAATTTCATAAACACATCTCAATGCAATTGGTTTGATTGGAGTTCCAGATAATCCTCCAAATTTATTGCTCAAAATAGGACGTTGTGTTTCAACATCTATTGCCATTGACCTAACTGTGTTAATGGCAGTAATGGCATCAATTCCAGATTCAATAGCAGTGCCTACAGTGTTGAGATAATGAGTAGTTCCTAGACCAACTTTAGCAATTACAGGTACATTAGTTGAATTTTTAACAGTGGTAACAATTTTCTTTACCAATTCAGGATCATCACCTACTTCTAAGCCGACTTTGGCAACATGGGGACAAGATAGATTCAACTCATATGCTGTGACTTTACAGTTTTCAAATTGTTTTATCATTTTTTCAAAGTCTTCAGGGATTGAACCAACAAGACTCACAATAATTGGAACATCCTGATTTGGTTCAATCATTTTTGCAAAATTTTCTGCTCCAGGATTTGATAACCCTACAGCATTAATCCATCCACCTCCTTTGACACTAAAGATAGTTGGGTTTGGATATCCCTCCCAAGGTTCGGTACTAAGGGATTTTGTAACAACAGCTCCTGCTCCTGAGCGATATAGACGACTAAAAACATCTAGTGAAATTCCTAAAATTCCAGATGCAAGCATCACAGGCCTGTCTAATTGAATTGGACCTATTGAAGTTGCAAGATTGGGCTCCACTTTGATTAATGAGGGTAGTTTCGAATATAACAGTTGATTTGTGATTCTAGTACCTTTTTTAAAGGTGGTTTAGATTGAACTAGACATGTATTCTGTGATTTTAACAGAATTGGGAATCTCAGTTTTTGATGATGAAAAACTAGAAAAATCATTTTCATTTTCAAATCCTGTAAAAGAGTATCTCTCAATAAAAAATAAAGAATCAAAATTAAACGAGGTTATCAATTATTTGGCTTCAATTCAAAGAGGAGTCTCAGTAAGTGATGATTCACTACTTGCTATTTTGAAAAAAAATAATATAGATTCTCAAATTATGGAAGATTCAGAATTAGAGAGAATTCAAGCATCAAAACCACAAATCATTGTTGATTCAGGTTTTGCATCAAATCCTCAAGATGCTTTAGGAAAGTTAAGAGAATTTGCTTTAGGATTATCATCTTCAAAGGTTACTGAAGTTTCTGAAAGTCCAGATCTTCATATCATTCAAGCAATCAATTCACTAGATGAAATTGACAAAATTGCAAATGCTCTTAGTTCAAGATTAAGAGAATGGTATGGATTACATTTTCCAGAATTAGATAACATCATTGATAGTATTAATGGATATGCACAAATTGTTATGGCAGGAAAACGAGAGTCGCTAACAAAACAAGTTTTTGAAGATGCAGGTTTTCCAGAATCAAAAGTAGAGATGTTGTCTTTAATTTCTACAAAAAGCAGAGGGGGAGATATCTCTGATGTAAATCTTGCAATTGTTCAATCAATTGCAAAACAAATTTTAGATTTTCATGATTTGCGTAAAAAACTTGAAGAACATGTTGAATCAGAAATGGAAACTATTGCACCAAATCTTTCTGCAATACTTGGTACAACAGTAGGTGCTAGAATTTTAGGAAGAGCTGGCAGTCTTAAGAGATTAGCTTCACTTCCAGCAAGCACAATTCAAGTTCTTGGAGCAGAAAAAGCATTGTTTAGATCATTGAAAACTGGTTCTCAACCACCAAAACACGGACTATTATTCCAACATGCAATGGTTCATGCTGCACCTAGATGGCAAAGAGGAAAAATTGCACGTGCCATTGCTGCAAAAGCAGTCATTGCTGCTAGAGTTGACGTCTACGGAGAGGGCCTAAACAGTACACTACTTGAGAAACTCAATGTCAGGGTTGATGAAATTGGAAAGAAATACGAAAACCCAACTGAAAAAGATACCAGAAGACCAGAATCATTTAGACGAGATGGAGGCAATTTCAGAGATAATCGCAGACGTAGAGATGACAGAGGCGGACGTAGAGATGACAGAGGCGGACGTAGAGATGACAGAGGCGGACGTAGAGATGACAGAGGCGGACGTAGAGATGACAGAGGCGGACGTAGAGATGACAGAGGCGGACGTAGAGATGACAGAGGCGGACGTAGAGATGACAGAGGCGGACGTAGAGATGACAGACCAAGTTCAAATAAAAATAAAAAGAGAAAACAGTTTGGAAGAAGATAATCCATCATTTTTCTGGATAAAATCTGAAGGCCAGCAAAAATTAGCTACTGAAAATTTAGTTCCGGGTAATCAGGTGTATAAAGAAAAACTAATCATCAAAAAAGGAATAGAATACAGACTATGGGATCCTTTTAGAAGTAAATTAGCAGCTGCGATAATGAATGAGTTAGAAGATTTTCCTTTTGAAAATAAAACTAAAGTGTTGTATCTAGGGGCATCAACTGGAACAACTGTTAGTCACATTTCAGATATTGTAGGACCAAGCGGAATTGTATTTGCAGTAGAGCATGCAAGTAGAGTTGCAAGGGATTTTCTAGACAGAGTTGCAGCATACAGAAAAAATATTATGCCAATTCTTCAAGATGCACGAAAACCAAAAGAGTATTTTTCAGTATTTGGTAAAGTAGACGTAGTCTACGTAGATATTGCACAACCTGATCAGACAGAAATTGCAATAGATAATTGTGAAATGTTTCTAAAAAAAGATGGATATTTCTTTCTAGTAATTAAAACAAGAAGTATTGATGTAACAAAGTCACCAAAAAAGATTGTAGAGGAAGAGACACAAAAACTGAAAGCAAAATTTGAAATATTACAGACAATAGATTTGCATCCATATGACAAAGATCATGCTATAGTTATCGCAAAATTCAGTGGTTAGCCATTTAGAATTTTTTGAACAGGTTTCCAGCTCTTGCGTACAAATGTAGGGAGAGATTTGCTGGTTTTGTAGTATCTAGTCACAAATTTGACCGTTTTAGAGTCAGAAGGATACCCACTTCCAAGATCATAGGTTTTTCGTAGTTTTTCAATTGCCCTATCACGCGTAACTTTAGCAATAATTGAGGCTGCAGAAACTACTACAAATCGACTATCTGCATGATGATAGGATTTGATTTTATGATTATCAGATAGTTTTGATATTTCTTTTCCAAATCTTTTAGGATTTACATCACAAGAATCAACATAGGATGTATCAGGATCTAGTTTTAAAACAACTTTTGCCATGTATTTTGCTTCAAGTTCATTCAAACCGTGTTTTTTCACACTTGCATCAATAGATCTTGGGGTAATTTTTGCAATGTAATAATCATCAACTAATTCAATAATTTGTTTGTAAAGTAGCTCTCTGCTTTTTGGAGAAAGTTTCTTTGAATCCTTTACTCCTAATGAAGAAAGTTTTCTCAAGTTTTTTTTATTAATAGAAATTCCAGAAATTACTAGTGGACCAAGCATAGAACCACGTCCTGCATCATCAACTCCACAAATTTGCACGAATTTTGTCTTAAAACACAAGTATTAAACCGTTATAGGTTTTGAAAAAATAGAAGGCAGTTGGAAATACCAAATGAATCACTTCAAGAAATTGTTGAAGGAAAGACAAAATTGTTAGTTCCAAAAGGATCAATTACAGAAAAAGTTCCACCAAAAGAACCAGCATTTTTTAATCCAAAAGCAAGGTTGAATAGAGATTTTTCAATTATTGCATATGCAGCGTTTTTAAAAAATTTTCAAGGTCCAAAAATTTTCTTGGAAGGATTATCAGGTATTGGTGCTAGGGGATTACGAGTTGCAAATGAATTAAAAATTGATAATTTGGTAATCAACGATCTTAATCCAACTGCATTGAAGATGGCTGAATATTCAGCAAAACTCAATGAAATCAAAAATGTAGAATTTTTGGAAAAAGAGGTGTGTAGATTTTTTAGTAATTTTTCAAAAAAAGGTGAAAGAGGTTCGATTGTAGATATAGACCCATTTGGCTCTCCTGCGGCATTTTTTGACTGTGGGATCAGGGCAACCATGCATGGAGGGATTTTATCAGTTGCAGCCACAGATTTGCAGGTGCTAAATGGACTTTTCCAGAGTGCCTGCAAGAGAAAATACGGAGGGGTTCCAGTCAGAGCTGAATACGGAAATGAGATTGCAATTAGATTGGTGCTTGGATGTCTGAGAATGGTAGCAGCAAGATTAGGAGTAGAAGTGGAACCCATGTTTGTTGAAAGTGACATGCACTACTATAGAACATATGTCAAAGTTCGAAACAGACCTGATCAAGATGAAAACATTGGATATATTTTACATTGCAAAAATTGTGGGCATCGAGAAATGGCGTTAGAACAAAAACAAGAATGCAAATTATGTAAATCAAAAATCAGCATTGCAGGTCCATTATGGATTGGAAAAATTTTTGATAAAAAATTCATTGAAAATATGTTAATCCAGATTCCAAATTTAGAAGTGGATAAAGTTTGTGAAAAAACACTAAACAAATGTATGCTAGAGGCAGAGATGCCAGGAATGTATTACACATTAGATGAAATTGCAAAAAAGATGAAATCATCTCCACCAAAATTAGAAGATGTTATTGAAAACTTAAAAAAAAATAAGTTCGTAGCTAGTATAACATCATTTAGTCCGACAGGATTTAGAACTAATGCAAACATTAACGAGATAACAAAAATTTTTGAGACTATCCAATAAAACCTAAACAGACATAATATAACTCACTACTTTGCTTTCTGCTAGCTTTAGGTTTTGTGAGGTTTATTCTTGCAAATTTTTTCTTTACATAATCTCTAAACTCCATAGAATATTCACCATCAAAGACCTTGAATACAGCATTACCTTTGTGTGCTAGTACTTTATCCATGATTTTGGTGCAATCATAATTTAGAGAAATTTGTTTTGCATGATCAACAGACCAATTTCCACTAACTTTGGGGGAAAGATCACAAATCACAGCATTAACTTTACGCTCAAAATAGTTCATTACATCATCAACCACATTCTCATCTTCAATATCACCTCTCAAAATTTCTGCTCCTGGAATTTCCTCAACATAAGACAAGTCAATCCCCATAACTTTGCCCTGGTTTCCTGCTAGCTTGATTGCCATCTGGGTCCAGCCACCAGGAGCACAGCCAAGGTCAAGAACGTAAAAACCAGGACCGATAATTCGATAAGACTGATTTAGTTCTTTGAGTTTGTATGCAGCTCTGCTTCGAAAACCTTGCTCATGTGCTAATTTTCGATAGTGATCTTTTCGTGCATCTAATAGTTTCATTTGGCCTTCGCAGGTTTTTTCATCTCAGCAATTACCCAATCTTCAATGAATTGGCAGTTTCTAGGACTGATTTCACCTTCAAGTGAGCATTTCTGTTCAACAGGACAAACCAAGCAGGGAGAATTTTCAATTGACTGTGTACTAATTGGAGTTTTCTTTAAAATTAATTTGTATGTCCAACGATTCTTTTCAAGCATTTTTTCTCTAGTGATAAAACCAATTCTTTCAAGTTTTAATGACAGACGGGAACCATCACGACTTGTAAGTTTGAGTTTCTTCCACAATTCACTTTGAAACATTCCTTCTGATTCACGTTCAGCCAAAATATCACAGACTTTGTTTGTGAGTCTTTCCATGTCTACTTTTTCTATTTGGAAATTTTCAATTTCTTCATCAGATAATTGCTCTTCTAATTCTTCCTCAGGGGTTAATTCTTCGATTCTTTTTTGCTCTTCTAATTCTTTTTTGGTTAATTTTTTAGGTTTTTCAGGTTTTGCTTCTGCTTTCTTTGTTGTTTTCTTTGTAGGTTTTGCTTCTGCTTTCTTTGTTGTTTTCTTTGTAGGTTTTGCTTCTGCTTTCTTTGTTGTTTTCTTT
This genomic interval carries:
- a CDS encoding transcriptional regulator, producing the protein MAKKKEELVDEAKKIKAEIDALKKKTEILDSKPKKSTKKAEAKPTKKTTKKAEAKPTKKTTKKAEAKPTKKTTKKAEAKPTKKTTKKAEAKPTKKTTKKAEAKPTKKTTKKAEAKPTKKTTKKAEAKPEKPKKLTKKELEEQKRIEELTPEEELEEQLSDEEIENFQIEKVDMERLTNKVCDILAERESEGMFQSELWKKLKLTSRDGSRLSLKLERIGFITREKMLEKNRWTYKLILKKTPISTQSIENSPCLVCPVEQKCSLEGEISPRNCQFIEDWVIAEMKKPAKAK